The Tepidibacter aestuarii genome contains a region encoding:
- a CDS encoding LytR/AlgR family response regulator transcription factor: MTNILILEDEDYTRKFIKKLVLEEPLVTKVYDTSNSDEAISLATEYKPDIVLMDIELDATDNSNGLKTAKIINAINPESKFIFITGYSKYAIDAFSVHPYDYILKPINIVKLKSTIHDLASIIKKEKNNIISKLTIKNNNEISFILFENILFLEKQDKNVLIHTKKDVYYFQQTLTELESKLSDNFVRTHKSFITNMDKAIKIIDIGNRSYEIEFADTDKVSFMSRYKFEQIKEKIIHSI, encoded by the coding sequence GTGACGAATATTTTAATTTTAGAAGATGAGGATTATACAAGAAAATTCATAAAAAAATTAGTTTTAGAAGAACCATTAGTGACTAAAGTTTATGATACATCAAATAGTGATGAAGCAATCAGTTTAGCTACTGAATATAAGCCAGATATTGTTTTAATGGATATAGAACTTGATGCTACTGACAATTCAAATGGATTAAAAACTGCAAAAATAATTAATGCTATTAATCCTGAATCTAAATTTATTTTTATTACAGGGTACTCAAAATACGCTATAGATGCATTCAGCGTACATCCCTATGACTATATTCTTAAACCAATAAATATTGTAAAGTTAAAATCAACTATTCATGATTTAGCTTCTATAATAAAAAAGGAGAAAAATAATATTATATCTAAGCTAACTATAAAGAATAATAATGAAATATCTTTTATACTATTTGAAAACATATTATTTTTAGAAAAACAAGATAAAAATGTATTAATTCATACAAAAAAAGATGTTTATTACTTTCAACAAACTCTTACTGAATTAGAATCTAAATTAAGTGATAACTTCGTACGAACTCATAAGTCCTTTATAACTAATATGGATAAAGCAATAAAAATTATAGATATAGGAAACAGATCTTATGAAATTGAGTTTGCAGATACTGATAAGGTATCGTTTATGAGTAGATATAAGTTTGAGCAAATAAAAGAAAAGATTATTCATTCTATATAG
- a CDS encoding putative metallopeptidase, with amino-acid sequence MEHVRPKSILFIEDMEWEPGTSKQPWMVKIKKANKEIQYMLGYEYVLETRNYYIERMNTSQIVGILYHELRHIDKEGDLINHDIEDWGNMVATLGKDWATTQESIQNILDDDFIQ; translated from the coding sequence ATAGAACATGTAAGACCTAAGAGCATACTTTTTATTGAAGATATGGAGTGGGAACCAGGAACTTCTAAACAGCCATGGATGGTTAAAATTAAAAAGGCTAATAAAGAGATTCAATATATGCTTGGATACGAATACGTTTTAGAGACCAGAAATTACTACATAGAAAGAATGAACACAAGTCAAATCGTAGGAATACTATATCATGAACTTAGACATATAGATAAAGAGGGGGATTTAATAAACCATGATATAGAGGATTGGGGTAACATGGTAGCTACTTTAGGCAAAGATTGGGCTACAACACAAGAATCTATACAAAATATACTAGATGATGATTTTATACAATGA
- a CDS encoding helix-turn-helix domain-containing protein has product MKRERKRKHLSQEQLSILLNVSQSDISEWESGKRQIPIDIKKKIPDILDSSRLRLEIVNEVDKDLIVTPYYSGIKSDLIRLIAKNIEEEEESIKAQKELFNIVLENMTGKQYTKEQITKISDLMEQIADPVGWKRMLLVGVEEEIGIPIKSINKRIPRKVISKSYAQIGGRH; this is encoded by the coding sequence ATGAAAAGAGAAAGAAAAAGAAAGCACTTAAGCCAAGAGCAACTATCAATTTTATTGAATGTGTCTCAGTCAGATATATCAGAATGGGAGTCAGGTAAAAGGCAAATTCCAATAGATATAAAAAAGAAGATACCTGACATATTGGATAGCAGTAGGTTAAGACTTGAAATTGTAAATGAGGTAGATAAAGATTTAATTGTTACACCATATTATTCAGGAATTAAAAGCGACCTAATAAGACTTATAGCAAAGAACATAGAAGAGGAAGAAGAATCAATTAAAGCACAAAAGGAACTATTTAATATAGTATTGGAGAACATGACAGGCAAACAATATACCAAGGAGCAAATTACAAAGATAAGTGATTTGATGGAACAAATAGCAGATCCAGTTGGATGGAAAAGAATGCTCTTAGTAGGAGTTGAAGAAGAAATAGGAATTCCTATTAAAAGTATAAATAAACGAATTCCGAGAAAGGTAATTTCTAAGTCGTATGCTCAAATAGGGGGAAGACATTAA
- a CDS encoding AbrB/MazE/SpoVT family DNA-binding domain-containing protein, translated as MKATGVVRTVDQLGRLVLPIELRRNLNIDVKDSLEIYVDGDMVVLKKYEPSCIFCRDGRELKHFEGKNAYSTCVEKLNK; from the coding sequence ATGAAAGCAACAGGAGTAGTTAGAACAGTAGATCAATTAGGAAGATTAGTTTTACCAATAGAATTGAGAAGAAATTTAAATATAGATGTTAAAGATTCACTTGAAATATATGTTGATGGAGACATGGTAGTTCTTAAAAAATATGAACCAAGCTGTATATTCTGTAGAGATGGTAGAGAGCTAAAACACTTTGAAGGAAAGAACGCATACAGCACATGTGTAGAAAAATTAAATAAATAA
- a CDS encoding Y-family DNA polymerase, which yields MIKEKIIFHLDVNSAYLSFEAAHRLQRGDNLDLREVSSVIGGDPKTRHGIILAKSIPAKKHGIKTGESIYLACKKCPELIIVPPNYSLYMKCSNAFVNILKEYSPLVERFSIDECWLDYTGMDIHFGDPIKAAYEIKERIKTELGFTINIGIGNSKLLSKQASEFEKPDKVHTLFKYEIREKMWSLPIEELFGVGRATAPKFRKMGINTIGDLANYNFEYIKYKFKSHGELIWRYANRIDDSPVRTDNHSNMKGLSNSTTRSFDVTNKQDAFMVLLSLVETVAMRLRDAGSLCGVISVSLKNSDFIRYSHQKKLLSSTDSTTEIYNVVKQIFNEMWKRETIRQLGVRVTDISQNIYYQKTFFDEENKEKNKQIDKAMDGIRQKFGSKSVVRASFLHSGIKPLTGEVISDEEYPIMSSIL from the coding sequence ATGATCAAAGAGAAAATAATATTTCATCTGGACGTGAATTCTGCTTATTTATCGTTTGAGGCTGCTCATCGTTTGCAAAGGGGTGATAACTTAGACCTTAGAGAGGTATCTTCTGTGATAGGTGGGGACCCTAAAACCCGTCATGGAATAATACTTGCGAAGTCTATTCCAGCAAAAAAACATGGAATAAAAACAGGAGAAAGTATCTATTTAGCATGTAAGAAGTGTCCTGAATTGATTATAGTTCCACCAAATTATAGTTTATATATGAAATGTTCAAATGCTTTTGTAAACATATTAAAAGAATATAGCCCTTTAGTTGAGCGGTTTTCAATTGACGAATGTTGGTTAGATTATACTGGCATGGATATCCACTTTGGAGATCCAATTAAAGCAGCATATGAAATTAAGGAGAGAATAAAAACAGAACTTGGATTTACAATAAATATTGGTATTGGTAATTCAAAGTTACTAAGCAAGCAAGCTTCAGAATTTGAGAAGCCTGATAAAGTACATACATTATTTAAATATGAAATAAGAGAAAAAATGTGGTCCTTACCCATAGAGGAGCTCTTTGGAGTAGGAAGAGCTACAGCTCCTAAATTTAGAAAAATGGGAATTAATACAATTGGGGATTTAGCTAATTATAATTTTGAATATATTAAATATAAGTTTAAAAGCCATGGGGAATTAATTTGGAGATATGCTAATAGGATTGACGACTCTCCTGTTAGAACAGACAATCATAGTAATATGAAAGGATTATCTAACTCAACTACAAGATCATTTGATGTAACAAATAAGCAAGATGCTTTTATGGTCTTATTGTCTCTTGTAGAAACTGTAGCAATGCGTCTTAGGGATGCAGGCTCTTTGTGTGGAGTAATATCAGTTAGCTTAAAAAATAGCGATTTTATAAGATATTCTCACCAGAAGAAGTTATTAAGCTCAACAGACAGTACTACTGAAATATATAATGTTGTAAAACAAATTTTTAATGAAATGTGGAAAAGAGAAACTATAAGGCAATTAGGTGTTAGAGTTACGGATATAAGTCAAAACATATATTATCAAAAGACCTTTTTTGATGAAGAAAATAAAGAAAAGAATAAGCAAATTGATAAAGCAATGGATGGTATACGACAAAAATTTGGTTCTAAATCTGTTGTTAGAGCTAGCTTTTTACATTCAGGTATAAAACCATTAACAGGTGAAGTAATAAGTGATGAAGAGTATCCTATTATGTCTAGTATATTGTAG
- a CDS encoding CBO0543 family protein, whose product MLKNWFLFFIPFWIFGLFLFKKDKKIVLIIAPFGSVLSHIINQFGVFLDLWKVTPIKHGPMSRLPADIGVYAVLSSFMIYLIHQKKFNPNILVLLFTSITTLFELILVLFGKVIYCKGWNILLTFFSYLIAYFLIYCFYLYLKKLDTFTSN is encoded by the coding sequence ATGTTAAAAAATTGGTTTTTATTTTTTATTCCCTTTTGGATATTTGGTTTATTTCTCTTTAAAAAAGATAAAAAAATAGTTTTAATAATAGCTCCATTCGGATCAGTATTATCTCACATAATTAATCAATTTGGTGTATTTCTTGATTTATGGAAAGTTACTCCCATAAAACACGGTCCAATGTCTCGTTTACCTGCTGATATTGGTGTATATGCTGTTCTTTCGAGTTTTATGATTTATTTAATTCATCAGAAAAAATTCAACCCTAATATACTTGTTCTTTTATTTACATCAATTACAACTCTCTTCGAGTTAATATTGGTCTTATTTGGAAAAGTCATATATTGTAAGGGTTGGAATATCCTCCTTACCTTTTTTTCATATTTAATAGCATATTTTTTAATATACTGTTTCTATTTATATTTAAAAAAGCTTGATACTTTCACCAGCAATTAA
- a CDS encoding ImmA/IrrE family metallo-endopeptidase produces the protein MISTEKLETILTKCEIIKSFVPLHESILSYYYCNEDYYVILINKSIKNDERLYRIVLAEEIGHYKTTIGDITPRKYMCYSKRLELDKMELLALKWATDFLVPTDKLIEVIESTVAVTFDELVDYFYVTEEFMMQKFKFMAKQKITWELDDKRCLCLHNFPTISIFERM, from the coding sequence ATGATCTCAACAGAAAAATTAGAAACTATTCTTACTAAATGTGAAATAATAAAGTCATTCGTTCCTCTTCATGAATCTATATTGAGTTATTATTATTGTAATGAAGATTATTATGTAATTTTAATAAATAAAAGTATTAAGAATGATGAAAGATTATATAGAATTGTACTAGCTGAGGAAATCGGACATTATAAAACTACTATAGGAGATATTACCCCTAGAAAATATATGTGCTATAGCAAACGCCTTGAGCTTGATAAAATGGAATTGCTAGCTTTGAAATGGGCTACTGATTTTTTAGTTCCTACTGATAAGCTTATAGAGGTGATTGAAAGTACTGTTGCTGTTACATTTGATGAACTGGTAGATTATTTCTATGTTACTGAAGAATTTATGATGCAGAAGTTTAAGTTTATGGCTAAGCAGAAAATTACTTGGGAGCTTGATGACAAGAGGTGTTTATGTTTACATAACTTTCCTACTATTAGTATTTTTGAGCGCATGTAA
- a CDS encoding helix-turn-helix domain-containing protein, giving the protein MSLGNRLVELRKVLGFTQTELAKRLGISRGSLSMYEIDKREPDNNTLNKIADFFDVSTDYLLCRTDI; this is encoded by the coding sequence ATGTCTCTTGGGAATAGATTAGTAGAATTAAGAAAAGTTCTAGGATTTACCCAAACAGAACTAGCTAAAAGACTAGGAATATCTAGAGGTTCTTTATCTATGTATGAAATCGATAAAAGAGAGCCTGATAATAATACCTTAAATAAAATTGCTGATTTTTTCGATGTTAGCACTGATTATTTATTATGTAGAACTGATATTTAA
- a CDS encoding SurA N-terminal domain-containing protein has protein sequence MCKNKKIIMIIVALCVLVISIGVNADDFNNSTVNIQDTKVIKKMGKDIKAEKNNNTSNEIVLEIDDRKISKRDLNIAKISLNTDDNKKVEKVITKRMATQKIAKDLGITATDDEVKEFIDKNKEAVNNNEEAKAQFESYIEGLGMTESEFWNDKDIIRSYKETLITGKLKGQIRKELKEQNPSKSHNEIEKLMIDKLDNMIKKEKSNMKIKRNY, from the coding sequence ATGTGCAAGAATAAAAAAATTATTATGATAATTGTAGCTTTATGCGTATTAGTTATTTCTATAGGAGTAAATGCGGATGATTTTAATAATTCAACTGTAAACATACAAGATACAAAAGTTATTAAAAAAATGGGAAAGGATATTAAAGCCGAAAAAAACAATAATACATCTAATGAAATAGTATTAGAAATAGATGATAGAAAAATTTCAAAGAGAGACTTAAATATAGCGAAAATATCTCTTAATACAGATGATAATAAGAAGGTTGAGAAAGTAATTACTAAACGTATGGCTACGCAGAAAATAGCTAAAGATTTAGGAATAACTGCTACTGATGATGAAGTTAAAGAATTCATTGATAAAAACAAAGAAGCTGTAAATAATAATGAAGAAGCTAAGGCTCAATTTGAAAGTTATATTGAAGGCTTAGGAATGACAGAAAGTGAATTTTGGAATGACAAGGATATTATTAGATCTTATAAAGAAACTTTAATAACAGGAAAACTTAAGGGACAAATAAGAAAAGAATTAAAAGAGCAAAACCCTTCTAAATCACATAATGAGATAGAAAAACTTATGATAGATAAACTTGATAATATGATAAAGAAAGAAAAATCAAATATGAAAATAAAAAGAAATTACTAG
- a CDS encoding helix-turn-helix transcriptional regulator, giving the protein MQKYRIYKGLNQNQLAKELGVTRAYISKLERQHFIPGTKLMKKICEFFEVSLGDMFYLE; this is encoded by the coding sequence ATGCAAAAGTATAGAATCTACAAAGGATTAAATCAAAATCAACTAGCAAAAGAGTTAGGAGTAACAAGAGCTTACATATCAAAACTTGAAAGACAACATTTTATTCCTGGAACTAAGCTGATGAAAAAAATATGTGAATTCTTTGAAGTTAGCTTAGGAGATATGTTCTACCTAGAGTAA
- a CDS encoding GNAT family N-acetyltransferase, translated as MEEFNLQNDYKIKSLTVENIKLVESLCKKCSDYYILHDGILPSTEEAKEIFTAIPPNKSYDDKFVLGIFNYSNELIGIIDIVKDFPVIGQWMLGLMLINPEERGKGLGRMVHKALVQWTINLGLKSLRIGVIEDNHKGIKFWFDLGYTKIKEVTMGFSNKTHIVNVMTLQVNN; from the coding sequence ATGGAAGAATTTAATTTACAAAATGATTATAAGATTAAATCTCTTACTGTAGAAAATATTAAACTTGTTGAATCGTTGTGCAAAAAATGTTCAGATTATTACATATTACATGATGGAATATTACCATCCACAGAAGAAGCAAAAGAAATATTTACGGCTATACCACCTAATAAAAGTTATGACGATAAGTTTGTTTTAGGGATATTTAATTACAGCAATGAACTAATTGGAATTATTGATATAGTAAAAGATTTCCCTGTTATTGGACAATGGATGCTTGGATTAATGCTTATTAATCCTGAAGAAAGAGGTAAGGGATTAGGTAGAATGGTACATAAAGCACTAGTACAATGGACAATTAATTTAGGATTAAAATCTCTAAGAATAGGTGTAATTGAAGATAACCATAAGGGAATTAAATTTTGGTTCGATTTAGGTTATACAAAAATAAAAGAAGTCACTATGGGTTTTTCAAATAAAACACATATAGTAAATGTTATGACTTTGCAAGTTAACAATTAG
- a CDS encoding Holliday junction resolvase RecU, with amino-acid sequence MKSNEGYKNRGLALIQKISTPWQVKRQGKKIVSPFLVGKSTLNFRETVKPGLSISFDCKESEDERGLPLKHIEPHQIEYIRNALKMGETSFILFYMKKYNNRYLIPGSIADKLVEKFKEL; translated from the coding sequence ATAAAATCAAATGAAGGATATAAAAATAGAGGACTAGCTTTAATACAAAAGATTAGTACACCATGGCAAGTAAAAAGACAGGGAAAGAAAATAGTATCTCCATTTCTGGTGGGAAAGTCCACTCTAAATTTTAGGGAAACAGTTAAACCAGGACTTTCAATAAGTTTTGATTGTAAGGAATCAGAAGATGAAAGAGGATTACCTCTTAAACATATAGAGCCACATCAAATTGAATATATAAGGAATGCCCTGAAAATGGGTGAGACAAGTTTTATACTTTTCTATATGAAGAAGTATAATAATAGATACTTAATACCAGGATCTATAGCAGATAAGTTAGTTGAAAAGTTTAAGGAGTTATAG
- a CDS encoding helix-turn-helix transcriptional regulator: protein MINKLYDLRKETGLTQLEIANILSISRSYYGMIETGSRNTTLDLAIKIAKVFNKKVEEIFLGINATKKGKGVREIKIHEEGENNRNFSTNKKQHAKV from the coding sequence ATGATAAACAAATTATACGATTTAAGAAAAGAAACCGGATTGACACAATTAGAAATAGCTAACATTCTAAGTATATCAAGGTCTTACTATGGAATGATTGAGACTGGAAGTAGAAATACAACCTTAGATTTAGCAATAAAAATAGCAAAAGTGTTTAATAAGAAAGTAGAAGAAATTTTTTTGGGAATAAATGCAACGAAAAAGGGCAAAGGTGTTCGGGAAATAAAGATTCATGAAGAGGGTGAGAACAATAGAAACTTTAGCACCAATAAGAAACAACATGCAAAAGTATAG